TGTGTAGGTGCATAAGTGAGCCAGCTTCAACTGTCTTGCTCATTAGGTgcgctgaaaatcaggccaccagCATTTGATGATGATGCCCCAGTTGATGTACATGTGGGCATAGGTGCAGCAGTGACAACAGGCCATTTCTTTTTACAAATCTGGCTGTATAGCTGTGACACCACCCCATATTCTTAATAGAAATACTGTTATAGTTGTGCTATAATCATATTATCTTGCACAAAAAATATAAGGTATGTGAGatcactggaaaggttatgatttactgaatctgattattctatttgtatgcatgtatcatttctgtatctggagTTAGGAACATTGACTATCAATTACAAGtgggtttacacctggggaacgcccaccagacagaatgcaGTCAGTCTGGACGGGCCATTAGAGAGAACAATATGTCTTAGAAGATGTTTATCACCTTCCTGGAAAGCCTTCCTGTGGACACTGCGAATAAACTtttgactcatggctgctttgacactgcagggtcatgtgatcgtgtcacctggtactggactccatgatagaACACCAGTATTtttcctggggcggggggaaaccAGGAAATCacactgggaaacaaagggttcccgccatatgtaaaacctatttaaggcagggtAGTGACTTAATCAGGGttggttcttcactgaatccctgcccaggatgactgctggaaacatctaagaaacaaagccaggaaggggagaaggactgagcccaggctgggaaggtgtctggcctgtgaaagaaatacctggagttttaagctgcaagcaagagcatCTTGCCTACAAGAACCTCTGCAatttgcctaaaacaacattgagAAACtactacttgtaaccagtttTTTAGTATCTTAAGCTTAAttaagtttttgtttattttgctgggtaatctgcttttatctgtttgctatcccttataatcacttaaaatctatctttttgtagctaataaacttttttgttttctctaaaaccagtttgtggaattcataactggggaggggaggcaacaAGCTgggcatatcttcctccacattgagggagggagcgaatttcacacacttatgctgtacagttctctgtgcagcgcaagatgatATTTTGGGTTTGCACTCCAGAGacgggtgtgcacttgagtactgggtgtgtccctacctgtgtgtgctggaggaggtgtgagggcctggctcagcaggacaagATAAGAGAGCCCAGGCTGATGGAACaagtgggctcagtggtaccccagtatatcaggtggcaccccagagtGGAGGGATAACCCGTCACAATAGCCACCTGACATATGCTGACATATGCTGTCCCAAGTATTGCCAACAGGTTTTTCCAGATCATAATCACGAAGGAGGAAGTTGGAAGAAGGATAAAAAGACAGTTTTCTAGTTCCTTGGGAGATGCAGGAAGAAACTGCACATAGTGGCCATTCAGAGGTGAATGGAGGGGAAACTGGACTTGGTGGGAAGGAAGATAAAGATACAGAAGCAATCAAGCTACAACCCTGACTTTTGTGGGGCCAGGAAAGAAGAAATATTGGGGGTCGGGTGGGCTCCGGTCATTATAGTGTGTAAAATTGAGGAATAATTTAAAGCAACATGtagaccggggtaggcaacctatggcacgtgtgccaagggtggcacgcgagctgattttcagtggcactcacactgcccgggtcctggccaccggtccggagggctctgcattttaattaaattttaaatgaagcttcttaaacattttaaaaaccttatttactttacatacaacaatagtttagttatatattataggcttatagaaagagacctaaaaatgttaaaatgtattactggcacgcgaaaccttaaattagagtgaataaatgaagactcggcacaccacttctgaaaggttgccgacccctgatgtagacatTAACTTTTAGTAGCTGAAAGCCTGTACTAGCCTGTCACAGGAGTAATTCATAAAGTTATGTGTGTAAAAGAAGTCAAAAATATCTGAGACCTTAAGGGTTGGACAGTGACAGACCACAAAACCTGGTGATGACTGAACCTGGTGATACTCTGAATAAGACgagctctcaaccatgcttgtagctggttccattgcttcacactgactACAGTTATTCTAAGCTCCATTGTGACATACAGCGTCAGGTTCCTGGAATATTATGATATATAGATATATCTTATGATATATAGAGAAATGGGGAATTTGTGTTGCCACTTTGTGACCATATAGGAGTTGTTCCCAGCCTGTGTGGTCCAATAGCCCTTTGTCCTGCTGCAACAGTCCCTTAGTGCTAATATATTTGAAACTGATACAGATTTTCTGGTCCCTGTATGCAGGCATTATCTCTTCTACCACCATGTAAGGGTAACACAGACCTATTGCAAAGTTGACTGAATTTCCATATTTTGTCATTCCACAGCCTCCCCCATTTCTAGTCTCCCCTTCTgccttcttgttttgttttctgttgccAATTGTCCTTATGTTCCCATGGTGTTGGTGTCCTGACTCACTcactattttgattttaaaacctTTCATATTGACAGCAGGTCATCACTTTGCATGGATTCCAGTCAGAAAGAGGGTGACTATATGTTACAATAGTGGGTGTAAAAGATGGTTTTGGGGAGTTGAGGATGAGAGAGAAAAAGTTTCACCACTTCAAGGAGCAGAAGTTTTCAGGATTAAACCTGTCATTATAGCTTATTGAGAGCATTATGCTGGTTGCGAAAGGCATACGGCACAGGAAAATGATTTGTAGACTGAGTGCTGCATAGGAGTTGCTAACACAACAAAGCCCTCTATCTTTGTGGAGTCCCATTGAATCAGTGGGATTGCTGTAAAGGTGCTAGGGTCTGTGTTAACATAGCCTAATGCAGGGTAAGGCCCATAGTTTGCCTGCGCCAAGAAAAAACAATGTCGATGCTGGCTCGAAGTGTGACTGCTTCAACATTTTCAGTCAATACAATTTGCATTTGCAAGGCAGAGGGCACAAGCATGGGTGCAGATGCTTCCTTCCCCCCGTCCCTTTAGAAATTTAGACCTCAGTCCTCCACGGAGCTCTGCCTGGCTTTAGGGGTACACCTGGGCAAGGCTCATTGCAGGAGCGGGACCTTGGATAATATTTTGAAAAACTGCCCCAAGGTTTTGTTTTAGGTTGAATGGATTTGCCTTACTAGTTCAAAGATTTTTCCTTGTTAAAAAGCCTGACTTTCCCCCCCTAATTCTTAACGTTTTGGCACGTAAGCATTCCTGGTGCTGTcctggggtttgttttgttgttgttgctttaatCGTGTTTCTTAAAGCTGCAAAAAAACAACACTCCCCAACCTCACGCGCCTGCTCCTGCTCTATGGGACACAAAGAAATAGGAACGCAATTCTCCAAACCCCCCTGCGCCTCCCACCTCTCAGCGCAGCACGGCATAGCCCTGCGCTTGAGCGCAGCGGACTGCTAacgcccatgccccgccccctcgCAGGCTGTGACGCAACAGCCACCCCACATTCGGCCGCGTGTCCCTCCTTTACGCTTCACGCTCCTGCGTGATGACATCACACCACGAGAGCAATAAAAGCCCCGCGCGGCGGCGGCTTCCGCCTTTTGAGAGGCCCGAGCGCTGGCGAGATGGCGCCGGTGAGTGAGCGGGACGGGCGCGTGGGCGGCCGGCGGCCGCGGGAGGGTTAGGCAAGCCCCGGTACCGCTGCGCCGGCCCCCACTGCCCGCTTGCTCCCTTCAAGGAGAGGGGCGGGTCTGCGCCAGCCTGTCCCTGCGGGCCGGGGCGGCTGATGGGCCGCCCAAGGGACCCCGGCGCTGGGGGTCGCGCTCCCCCCGCAAATGGGGGGGCAGCCCTGTTGTCATGGCGCCAgtgggcctcagttcccctcaGTGCAGCCTGACaggtccttcccccccccccccggcccccttgcGGCAAGGCTGACACTATCCCGAGGCGAAACACTGAGGGCAGGGGGACAAGGGCCGTGGCTGGGGGATTATAAAGTGGGTAGCCCATGAAGGTGGAAATCAGGACTGCAGAGCTCGCGCTATAACCGTGGGCTAAACGTTTAACTgcgtccgtgcctcagtttccccaaagtCGAGCGAACGACTCACTGCCTTGCCGAGGTGGTTATTAGCCTCGCAAAGTGCGTTGAGGTCTTGAGGTGAAAGGCACCATGTAAATGCACATCCCGTTCAAACTGGGTCTTTCAATAGCGTGACTCGGACCCTGTGACATCTCAACTGTGCATTGACCGCTGTGTgcacaggctgagattttcagacaTGACTACCTAAAGCTAGGCACATACATCCATATGTAAGCACCTCAGTAAAAGTGGCCTgcttttttcagaggtgctgaagacTCCCTGGTCCTATTCGTTTGAATGGAGCTGGGGGTGCtcaatacttctgaaaatcttctGTGGAGGCACCTTTTTTGATTagcattttcaaacatgggtgcctAAAGTCTCCATCTTCTGAGCATGTTTTGTTGCTGTACCATCGATCTATTTTGGGAGTTGGCCAAGTTGACTTTTAATGCCAATTTGGTAAGAGCTTTCAGTACTTATAGTAAGTAGACTGGTAATGAGAAGTCCAATAACTGATATGATATATAGAATAAGAAACTAAGGCCTACAGCAAGAAGGCTTTGCAAGTATAATTACACCAATAtaggtaacagagggtcctgtggcacctttgagactaacagaagtactgggagcataagctttcgtgggtcagaacctcacttcttcagatgcaagggaagatgtcttgcatctgaagaagtgaggttctgacccacgaaagcttatgctcccagtacttctgttagtctcaaaggtgccacaggaccctctgttgctttttacagattcagactaacacggctacccctctgatacttgacaccaataTAGGTAACTCTTATATTTGTATAAAAGTGCTTGTACTGGCATAAGCTATACTAGtgcatttacactggtgaaactgCAACTACAGTAGGGCttttaccagcatagctatgttagtaaaacatcagaggggtagccatgttagtctgtatccacaaaaacaacaaggagtccggtggcaccttaataaatctgttagtctttaaggtgccacaggactcccaCTGTTTAAGTAAAACATGAAACTCCCTCTCTGACCTAGCAATGCAATAAAAAATGCATGAGTTTAGCTCAGGCCTTAGGAGCCAGTGTAATCAGCTCTTTGTCCAGTAGGTGTCAGGCAATTGTGTGGTTACTCCTTGCAAgaggtagtgaaggagtccattTAAtgatagtacacctctaccccgatataacgcgacccgatataacactaatttggatagaacgtggtaaagcagtgctccggggggggggggggggggcgggagggggggggctgtgcactccggtggatcaaagcaagttcaatataacgcggtttcacctataacgtggtaagattttttggctcctgaggacagcgttctatcgaggtagaggtgtataaataaACTAACAAACAGGATTCTGTTTTCATGCAGATGTCCCTGGTAGTAgtaggggtttttgtttttaaagtgtgtgtgtggagttggGGGAGTGATATATAATAACTAGTtgtcttatttttaaagaaaaaagacagaaaatcaaAAAAATCAGCTTGGAAGTTTAGCCTTGACCTCACCCATCCTGTAGAAGATGGAATATTTGATTCTGGAAATTTTGTAAGTAGCTTTATTATTCATACTCTTAATGAACAACTTTATAATATGTTTAAGTATATATGGAGATCAGACCACAGCTGACAAAGTATATTAATTAAGAGTTTAAAAAAGTAAATTGTCAGTCAGtatagttttatattttaaataaatgcgTGTTAAAAAGGCTTGAATTTTCAAACACAAGTATGAAACATCTTTTATAGAGAAGAAATTTTATTCATTACATTAAAAGTGTTCAAGATAGAGGTTGTTTCAGTTGCTTACAGCAAGATTTTATTGTTATGTACATAACATGTACAGTACATTTGGATTTTTAACATGTGCTATATGGCTAGGGTCCCTTCCCTAGTGCATACCTAGGGCACCATTCCCTAgtgttctttttcctcttttattGAAATAGGAACAATTCCTAAAGGAGAAGGTTaaggtcaatggaaaaactggAAACCTGGGGAACATAGTTCACATTGAACGTTTTAAGAACAAGATCACAGTCATATCTGAGAAGCAGTTCTCTAAAAGGTGGGCATAGTTTTGATTTATAAGGTGGTTGTTGATCTGCTTGTCCTTGTATACATATTATGGTTCAACTGATTCTGAATTATGATTAGATGGACAGGATATAATTTAATTCTGATACGATCTAGTGTAAAATAGTGTAATATTTGATTTTCTTAACATGTAAATATTAGTGACTTAAACCAGgcctacacacagtttttgtatcaGTTTAACTTATGCTTAGCCATGTGATGTATTTTTGTACAGAGATAATTAAATCAGTATACCCCTTGTGTGAACTAAAGCTATGTCACCACTATAAActgtacagtggcacagctgtgcccctGTAAGGTCTGCCATGTAGTCACTCTgtgccgacgggagagcgctccattggcataattaaaccacaccCCCGACGGACAAAAGTGCTTGCGTAGACATAGTCACAGTGTTTGATAAAGTTGCTTTATACAGGGTTAGCTTATTCCCCATAATTTAGGGGAATATGCTGTATCAGAATAAGCACTTCTATATTGCATCCACACTGGGGAATTTGTGGGGGATTGTACCCCTTTAACAGTTAAGGATTACAGTTTGTTGTGTGTGTAGATAAGCTTTTAGGATGGGAAGAATACTAAACTAAGTGTGCTAGTGTCAGTTTCTAGTGCCTTGACATCACTGTCTTCACTGCCATAGCACTGTGTGATAGTGAAGTATAACATACTGCAAAAATTTGATACTTCAGCAATGAAATTCTGCATATGAAGTAGTTAATATACATATAGTCCATTTTAGTTTCTGAACAGGGGTGTTTGAATATTTCCAAAGGTCACCATGCCTATGTCTACTAAAAACTGCAATTTTTGTATTTGTTACATTCATAAAATTGAATCCTGCATGTCACACAGAAGACAGCAATAAGAAGTCTTATGAGAGAATGTTAATTgatatttaccttttttaaaggtATCTGAAATACCTCACAAAGAAATATCTCAAGAAGAACAATCTTCGTGACTGGCTTCGTGTGGTCGCATCTGATAAGGAGACCTATGAGCTGCGCTACTTCCAAATCAGTCAAGATGAGGAAGGATCAGAGTCTGAGGAATAAATGAAGCTTTTACTGAAAGCTTTATACTCTTAAACAGCGTACAAAAGACTAACCATCTATTTATGAAAGCACTTTAACTTATTGGTGAATAAAGGTTTCgtacactgtttaaaaaaaaagttcctgcTGAAGTGTGGTCAGCTTACTAACCTTTCTTGCACTTTCATTCACAGAAAAAGGCCAGTGTAGAGAAGTGTACTTTGTTTGCAATTCTCTTTCATcggggtaaatcaggagtaatttatgaagtcagtggagttgcactggtgTAGTAAAACTAGTGAAAGAGAGGAAAATTGAGCACTTTGCGCTtgcatttacattaaatttgCATGCATTCAGAACACCTAATCACATTTGGGTTCTGGCATGCACATTCTTATAGGACTTCTTGTGACTCTAGAAGGCCTTTGACCAACTATTTCCATCTTAACATGCCTAAAAttaaaaaccatgtaaaactaAAAGTTTTAACATTATATTCAAATTAGGTAAAATAAAGGTTGAAGGTGTAATGTACATA
This region of Chrysemys picta bellii isolate R12L10 chromosome 9, ASM1138683v2, whole genome shotgun sequence genomic DNA includes:
- the RPL22L1 gene encoding ribosomal protein eL22-like, with the translated sequence MAPKKDRKSKKSAWKFSLDLTHPVEDGIFDSGNFEQFLKEKVKVNGKTGNLGNIVHIERFKNKITVISEKQFSKRYLKYLTKKYLKKNNLRDWLRVVASDKETYELRYFQISQDEEGSESEE